From the genome of Halichoerus grypus chromosome X, mHalGry1.hap1.1, whole genome shotgun sequence:
aacaaaataccatagactgggtggcttaaatgatAGACCTCTATTTCTcatggggctggaggctgggaagtccaagatcagggtgccagcatggtcggGTTCTGGGGACAGCCTTCTTCCTCGTTGCAGACTGCTGACTTGTCATTGTATCTGCACTTGGGAGAGAGCGAgctagctctctggcctcttcttatGAAGGCATTAATTCCATTCCCATGAGgcctccatcctcatgacctaattacctcccaaaggccccacctccaaataccatgcATTGGGgattaggcttcaacatatgaatttgagaggGATACAAACACTCAGTATGTACCACAATCCCGGAAGCTCTCCTCCTGCCCCGGCCCACAGCAGACTGGAATGCCTTCTCTTGTAGATAAAGATCTGGAATCTAGCTTTCCTAGCTTGTTCTATTTCTACAAGCCTTTGCTTGCTGCCAGAGGTGGTGGGGCTGATAACTTCATTACTACATCTAGGAGAATGACCGTTTCTGAGGAAAATCAAGGACCACTTCAGGTTACTTAGTATTAAAAATGGCATATGAGAACTTTTGGAATCTTGGAATCTTCAAAATCTTGCAAGGGAAAGGGCCCTTAGAAAGCATCTAGCCCagagatgcctggctggctccgtcagtagagcatgtgactctcgatctcaggcatggagcctactttaaaaaagcgGGGGGGAGCATCTAATCCAACCCCTCATTCCACTCATGGGGAAAGTGAGatccagagagaggaaggggctttGTCCAAAATCACGTAACAAGGGAACCAGGCCCTCCTAGGTCAGTGCAGAGGAAAGAACCCATCATTTGCAGGTAGATCAAATCTTCAAGTTTGCCACTGTGTGTGTAACCTTAGCCAGCTGGTAGGCTTAAACAAACATGATAACATCTGTAAAGTGTCAGTGTCACATACAGTGACATTGTACAGTGTCAGCATATAGTAGGTTTCAATAAATGGTCACCATCATTGCAATTTCCTAGAACCTCTGGCAAACCCACCTTTGCATGTGTATGAGATAAGCCAAGAGATTAACTTGAACACTGGGAAAAGTAAGAGGTCACTGTTGGTGAATTGGATGCTGGGTCATCAGACTGCTTTGCTAGGACTTTCAACATGAGGCCCACCTGCAGGGCTGATGAACAAAATATGGGATTCTTTTAACTCctaagaatgaaaggaaataagcATCCCATGAGAGATTAGTGTGCACTGAGAAGCTCACACTAGCATATTGGTTTACCTATTTAATCCTGAATCTGACTCAGTGTCAATTTTAATGTTTCTAATTAGTGCATCTTGGGAACTGGTGATGTCTCTCTCCAGCCCTCCACTGGGGAAACAAGTGAGGGGATGTAGGGTCCCTCCTCATTCTTCCTCTGCCATTTGTCACTGTTTATTAAGACATCTGGCCATCATCAGGGACTTTATTTAAATACAGGAGGAAATAATGGCATGCTTCTCAGTACAGTATCAATAACACTGTATGCTGTGCGACCCAATACAGTCACTGCCAAAGTGTAAGCAAACTGTAGTTTGGTGGAAAGACAAGGGGTCAAGAGGAATCCTTCCCATGCCTGACGCTGCAAACAAGGTCCACCattttggacaagtcacttgatCCTTCTAAGACTATTTCCTTGTCtggtaaaatacaaataagttTGCCTGCATCTGTGCTACATGGCTCATGAGGTTGCTGTGATGATGAGAATCTAACATTTACGGCACTGAGTTcagtatttatttacataatttgtttattttccacaATCAACTTAAGGGGTAAGTAttatcaatttctatttttatttatttatttatttacttatcttattttattatgttatgttagtcaccatacataattagtttttgatgtagtgatccaatcaattcctatttttatagatgaaactGAAGCTCTGAGAAGCTTAACTTCTATTAAAGGCCAGAGACCGACCCAGCTCTGGGCTCTTAACCATTCCTCTGTGCTGTATGTTTATCCATCAGAGCCCTACCTAATCTTTCAGTAAGAATTTTACTAGGTGTCAACCAAGTTTCATGCTAGATCTCTTTCTTCAAATGCAACGGCACGGACTAACTGCAGAATTACTCTTAATCTGAACCGAAGTCTCTCTAgcttacttatttaaaaatggtttttgtaATTCTCTAAGTCTTTTTAGAAGTCACTGTGAGAAAGAATAAGACTTTAATCTCTGCGGGTgattggtacttttttttttttaatttggcttgGCCAATTGGGCCTATTTCTGAGAcctcagagaaaatataaaagccaCAAAATCTAAACAAGACTTCTCTCCTAATTCAACACGACTCCTGATGCAATCTGTAGAAAGAATACACGTTCTATTGagcttggaaagaaaaaaaaatattaaaacttacgttttaagcaaaaataaaagatttaaggTCCATATAACactaattgtatatttttaacaGCAAGTATGTCTCTATTATAAAGGATGTTTTATGTTATCTCAGAATTAAAATACAAGGGGCCCCTCTGTCACAAACCAAAGCCCCCATCATCTCAGTGAGTGCTCTCTAGAGAGCCTTGACAGGAACAATCTCAAGTGACAGTGCCAAATGCAGGAGACCATGATGCAGAATTGGAACCATGGAGtaattagttcatttttttctttcattcaaaaaGGACTTTCTCAAGGACTAtgattcattccacaaacatctGTGCAAAGCCATGGAAGGGGTAAGAAAAGTGGCATGgttccctctcccccacactaGAGGAATTTTCAATCCCATTTCAAGGGAATAAGAAAGCCTAGTTGAAAAACAAGACAACTCTTAATTGAGCTTGCTCTGTGCTAAAACGAGTGCCAGGTGCTTTCAACTGTCTTATCTCATTGAATCTCCACCCAAACCGAGTGAAAAAGGCCTGACTACCCACCCCTTtaggatgagaaaactgaggttcagggggATTAGTAAACTTGCccactatagttaataatactgtactgcatatttgaaaattgctaagagagtagatcttcaaAGTCctcctcacaagaaaaaaaatttgtaactatttgtggtgatggatgttaactagatttattgtggcaatcattttgcaatataaacAAAGATCGAATCATTTTGCTATGCAAAATATtagtgaaactaatataatgctatatgtcaattataccgcaataaaaaaaaaaaaaaaaacttgcccaaACCATACAGAGAGTATAAACAGACAGGCTCTGTTTCATGTCAACATCCTGAgaaaagtttctctctcctctcctgaacATATCGTCCCCTTCCAAAGCTGCGGGTAAAGCTTCAGGTACCTTTGCCAACACCTATGGTATCCCCCCAAATTTCAATCCAACTGCCCACAACATAACATACTTGATTCCTCCTTCCGAAATGAACACTAAGTGCTGTAATACGTAAGACCAGACCcaacaaaatactcatgaagCTCTCAGTCAGTCTAGACAACTTCCAGGTTATTGATATGCAACCACACACCGCTGACCTCTGCTACTAAACCTCACCTTTTGAAGGTGGCCATTTCCCCCCAGCTTCTGTAAAATTCTTTCTGAGAACAGGCACTATTCACATGCAATAGATAAGAGGAAGAGTCTCACACTTGCATTGTGGTAAGACTTTAGCCTCTATTGTAGGAACCCACAGGTAGAGAGAATCAAGGGATTTGATTGCCAAGAAAGAGTCCCTTCTTCAGGCTGCCAAGGAAAATGGGATATAGCAAGTCTGTGCTCTTGGGCAAAATGCTTTTGGTAAGTCTTCTGACATCCATTTGAACAAAGCAGCAAAAAAAGTTAATGCTCAAAAGCAAAAGGCAAACACATTAATGTACTcgatattaaaaaaattatggtaggAAGCCATCTAAATGGAAGCAACCTCAACAAGGAATGCATGCTGAAAACAGGGACATAAGAACCATTTTGGTAACAATTTTTTGTAATTGCTCTATAGAAATACTTTGGATAGCCATCCTAGTGTCTCTACTCTTGTCCATTCCTTCCTTCTATGTTGGCAGACTATCTTTAAGCTGTTTAAAGGATAAAAGAAATGACACCCCTCAGAGATAAGTCCATAGTTAATTGTGTTACTTTATTTAAGTGATTTTATagttatggaaaaatattttttattttatagtgaaTGAATCAATTACCTTTAACTGAACTTTAAAAGATGATTCTCAGTCCTTTTATGAGCACAACTCCAAACAGTACGTTCCCAGGCCAACCCTATAGGATTGCACTATTGCTTAATTCTCCAAAGAATTTACATAGAGGTTTATAAAGGTCAGATAGATAAATACTCTAATTTGAAAAGAAGCAAAGCCTTCCCGGCCTATAACTCCATTTTGATGTTTCTACAACATGCATCCAAAGGCTTAGTAAGACTCTCTGGTCTTACTGCCAAATATTTTTCTCGTATTATTACTTCATGTATGTTGAAGGTTTTATTTTGCAGCACACCCTACAAacgagattttttttctttttgcaggcCAGATAATTTCACCAACAGATGAagactttgtaatttttttaaaatgaaattatatctaATGACACCAAACCAATGGGGTTAGCAAATTTcaaaatccatatttttaaaacacaaaaatgtataaaCCAAATTATGGTCTAACAGGCACAGAAAAATTATCTGGAGATGGATTTAGCTCTGTGGACAATTAGAAACAATACTGAAAGCTGCTCATTTATGTCCCTCCCCTGTCATCACCTCGTCTGGGTCTTTCAATAATGGACTAAGaaatatagggggaaaaaacaaagcaaggttttcaatatggtttttctttggggaacaataaaaacattaaacttTATACATTTAAGTGTCTGTGCACCGAATGGTAGCCTTTTCATGGGAGTCCAGCTTGGGTTTTgtctgggtggggaagggggagggagtctGTGAATACCCTCAgagtcatttaaaatatatagtattagCTAATTGATGAGAGGACTAAAAACAATAGTAAGTAGGCAGCCTGGCTGCGAGCCAGGAGCAAAGCTTTATGGTGAAAGCGAGTTTACATTAGAGGcctgtttttcccctttccttataTGAAATGAACAGCTGTAATTGAAAAGCAAGGAGCTCTATGGTTTATAGAAATAGGTGTTGTGAAGAGCCTTGGCCGTCTAATTTTCTTCCTATTGCAGGGCAGGCTTCCATTGTCTGTTTTTTAGAGCTAATTTCTTTTCTGATCAAAAGGCCCACGTCGTTGAAAAGGTAGTAATGACTATTCATTTGGCTGAAGCCTCCATTCTCCAGACTGCAAGCTTTATTTAGAAATGGCTATTTCTTTCTAAAAGGAAAAGCTCATTTATGTCCTCTATAATGTCAATtaaagtagaatatattttaattatttatcctGAGGAGAAACCTTTTAGGAACTTAATTTAGTATGCCTATGCTATGCAGACACTACAATATGTGAATGTGGAATGATATCTAGGCacatgggttttattttattttaccactAATGAATAGTTTATTTGCAACTAATTAACAAGTTAAATCGGCACAATTAGTGTCGGATTTCTTTAATAATATAACTCATAAAGGGATAGCCATTGGAACTAGAAAATAAGGTTGGTTGTTGGCTTTGTAAAGAAACCATTCCACAAAAGGGgcagttttttcccattaaaaaggGTTATTGGGACGTTCTTCCCGTTGCTTTTTCACGTGAAAgctgggctgtgctgggggaGGAAATATGTTCAGAAACAAGGGGAGACGGTGTTAATTACACAAACATCACATTAGAAAAGCCTCGAGGTCGTAACCCAGCGACGCTTTCCGGAGAAATGGAATTGGGGTGACGGGCGGCCTAGGCGCCAAAAACGCCAGCGCGGCCAGGCCTCCCGACAGACCTCGCTTTGTCGCCCCGTCTGGCCGCCGGCCCGCACGGAATCGGGTCGGCCTGAGGACAGGCAACCTCCATACCTGACAAGCAGCGGCACGCTGGCCGTCCCCGGGCCGCGTCCTCCGCCCGGCTCTCCGTCGCGAGCAGCGGCCCCGGAGCCTCGAACACCCGCCACTCAGACGGCGGCGCCGGGGCGCGCGGGGGCCGGAGCTCCAGGCACGCGGGCGCCGGTGCGTGCACCGCTCGGCTGGCGCGGCTGGGCGCGGCCGCGGGAAAGCGCGCGCGCTCCAGGGAACGCGCGTGGCCCCGCGAGTGGGGCGCACCACGCCGGCGACCCCGCGGAGGCTCGTCCGGCCGCCGCCACTGGCCGCCAAGGGACTCTTAAGAGCGGGTCCCGTGCGGTGCCTGGCGCACAgcatggcacacagtaggtgtgcGACAAAGGTcgaatgaaaggaaaaggaatgacGGCCAGAAAGCGAGGCGAAGAGAACACTGAAATTTCGCGCATCGAATTCCACAGCTCTCCACTCtcttcaaagaaaatgagaaaggagaaaagaaagaaaggaaggaaaagagaaggggggGGAAGAACAGCTGGATGCTGCCTTGAGATTTAGAATGTTCTCCAGAatgctctcccctgcccccagcccgccATCATCCTGCGCCCCCAGCGGTCGGGGCCGATGGTCTCGCCTGGTCACACCGGCGGCGCCTGTTGGTCCGGTGATGGTACAGGCACCCTTCCCGGGGGAGCACTTCCAGTGGACCCGTGCCCCCCGCTGGCGGAATAAGCGTGTGGAGTAACTCAGACAACATTACCTACTGATAACGATTTCTAGATGGTTTTCCCGGCCCTGGCTTCCGGCAGGCCACCTCGCCGCTGTAGAGGGCCTTGCCTTCGCAGCCACAGAAGGAAGTGGGAAAGGAGACAGGCCCAGTGGGAAGGCAGGCCTGGCCGTAGGGTGCCGGGTTCTGGGAGGCTGCCCGGCAGGGGTACGGTCCAACAGCTTGAAGGGCTGAGCGCGTGCAGAGagttgtggggagggggaggcggggggtggAGGCAAAGAGGTCGACAACCGTGAGTGACCCGGAAGACCCTCTGGAAGCGGGACCCAGTTCCCTGGCAGGGCCCTCCTTCCTCTGGGGAGATGGCAGTGCTCAGGTTGTAAGGTCGGCGAGAGGGCGCTGAAGGCAAAGGTTGTCAAATTCCTTGTAGTTGCTCCGCACCTAGGGAAAAGAGCGGCTGGTCATTAATATCTTAATACCCGGTGAGAGTGGAAGGGATCTTTGCAACTGAGCGCCAAGGTGTGGGCCAAGGGGATTCCCAGTGTGTCTATAAATTACAGCTCAGCTAACCAAGTAAATCAACTTCGGAAACTCGCTTTTAAAAAGTTCACCCTCCCTCCCAAAAATAGCTACACCAAAGAGCAACAATACAGTTATACTGCCCACCGGAGATGTTTTGGTACCTCCAGGACCATGTCACCACACATCTGGGTAGCTCCCAATAAAACCTCTCTTTAGAGAGCATCAACTAGGTTATTGTTTGCAAcctacccccccccacccgccgcccCCCAGCCTAGAATCTTAAGTTCCTTCCCAGACCTGTATGAATAAGTGTTTCATTGGAAGCTGGGAGCAGGGAGCGGAGTACTGCGGTTGGGGGAGAAGGAACCAACTGAATGCTTTGAGAACTAGAAGGTGCTGTCTCTTCCATCTCCTTGGAGTGCTGGTAACCTTTCCGACCTTTTATAAGAGATGGTTCTACAACAGACCCCAGCCTCTGATTTCTTGACCAAGGCCCTCAGTCTGGCCTAAATACACGATGTTGGCTAGGAGCCAGAGTATATGATAGTCAAGGGATGTTctcaaggaagaaagaggaattacTGCCTTTGGataagcaaacttttttttggCTGGAAAGCAAAGCGTTTCTGAGGGTCGCCCGGATACGTTTTTCCGCACTTACTCAAAACCAGACCGCTCTCTGGGCTCTGCTGCTCTTGAACAAGGCGATTGATTGCTCGACCCTATTGTCAGGCCTCAGCCCCCAGAGCGGGCACCGACACGCACCCACCCCGTCCCGAGATGCACGCAAAGGGCATCTCTTCCAAGAGTTGGGTCCTAATAGAGCCGGAGACCCCGAGAAAGGTCCCCGATGAGTTGAGAGGGAatcaacgcccccccccccacgcccgccGCCGCGAGTGATGGGATAGCCCCTCCCCTACTCTGCTCTACCAGTAGCTCTATGGCACAACTGCTCAAGTATACTTTGCAGGTATGAGGCCCTCGGGACACCTGATTTCTGCCAAGGCTCGAAACCGGAGGATGGAAGAGTGGGAGCGCACTATGCACCCGGGGCCCGCCAGGCCAACACGCTAGAGCCCGGGTCCCCCGAGTTTTGCGCTAACCAGCCCTCTAAGGATAAGCACCACTTCTGCCCGGCGGCAAAACCAGCTGCCTCTCCTTGAAGGGTTGGGGCGACCTCGAAGCCCCGGAGGGCGGGAAGGGGCGCCTCTTGGTGAAGTTTCCAACCGAAGCCAACAAACGGCGCTGTTGCCACGCCCTGGGTCTTGGgatccccagccccagccccagtcgGAGGGAGCCGGAGCTCTCTTGGGAGGGCAAAGGGAATGGGGAGGGTGTGTTTGGCCGGGTTCCCAGCCCGCCATCCGGGGCTCTGTGTGCCCGGAGGCCCCAAAGGGCAAGAGAGCTGCCGAACGCGCTCTCTTCTCCggaagaagatggaaagaactGGTCTTGGATCCTGCTGTGTCCCTTGCTTCCCTCACTCGGTGCAGAGTTCGTGTCAGAGACACGGATTCTGGCTCCGCTGGCTGTCTTGCCTCCCCGCAGCCCCCTCCTGAATCGAGGCCCCTCGGGCAGCAGTACCTGCCGCGACCCTTCTCCCGACCCCCAGCTAAGATCGCGCCGCTCGGCTGGTGCTTGCGCCTGCACTGCTAGTGGACCAGGAGAACGGGTTTCCTTCcagccttccccccacctccccacgcCTGCAATGACCTTGTTCGACTATTGAAATGGTGGTTTGGGTTGAGGACGTTTCCTCGGAAATGTTTTGAAGGAAATTCGGCTTGACTCCTGCTTGGGCCTGTGCAGACCACCCCGGAGTCACCAGGCACAGAGACCGTTTTAATCGCGGCCTCCGAGGGAAGCCAGGACTGTGGGAGAAGATGTCTGTCCTGGCGGAATACTGGCAGAGGATGTAATGTGAAAATGAGCTCACCTAAGCCGCGGGCTAGTTGTGATCAAATGACAAACAGCTGGGGGCAGTGActaacgcccccccccccataatcTGCTCTGGGGAGGAGTACAGACCCAGCGCCGCATCCCTCGCCTTGGGAAATATGCAGCCCAGGCGCTGTCACCACAACGGCTTACTTGGGTCCTAAAACTTGGAAAGAATCCTGACATCTGTCAGGCTACTGGACGCCAGGCCGCGCGTCGGTTGGGTAGTTTCCTAAAACGCGCTTCACTTAGCAACAGCCTCAGAGGCCCAGAGAACCCGAGAGGGCATCTGGAGAAGGCGGCAGGCGGGCAGGGTTACCGCACATTGACTTATTTGGGAGAAGGTGGTTTGGCCAGGAAAAATGGACTTTATCAGCTAGTTCTGCCAAAAAAACAAGTGCTGGTGGAGATTGCCAAATCATTCCGTTTTCTGAGACACGTCTTCCAGTCTGTGTCAGCGTAAGTGTGCACACccgtgcacgcgcgcgcgcacacacaaacacacacagacacacagacataagATCCATACACAGAACCATTCCAGATAGTTTACTTTAAAACCCTAAATCGTACATCCATTCAAAGGACTGCAGCCCTTGACTGTGGACATTTGCTTCCTTCCGGCCAGAAAAGCAAGAGAACGTAGACAGGTGGAACCCAAACTTAAGGGGCTGGTTTAGAGACGCAAAATTTCCAGAAGATGATGCCGGCTGGGAGCCAGGACTCTAGTGCCAGCGGTCCGCCCACCCCAGAGGAGGCTGGCCTGCTCTACGCCACCCCCCTCCCAAGTCACAACGGTATACTTTTAAATTCGTGCAGGAAAGAGGGGTAACTCCCAGCGTGCAGATGTCCCCGGATCGCCTGGTTTTGCATTAGCGCTAAGGAGCTAAAagcctgggtttttgttttctgggttttttttttttttttcacacttagTATTTACGCTTTTCTTTTGGTTCCTCATCTTTCCacgaggctgggggaaggggaccACACGGCGCGGACACCTTATTTCAGTCTCTGCCACTTCTGCCTGGCTCGCTCCTCCTTCCCACCCGTCGCCTCCGGCGGCTCCCGGAGTTTCAAACGCTGTGCCACTCGCTCAGGCTGGCGAAGGCGATTGTCCGGGTTCCCTCTCCCCGCAGCCGGGGTTCCCGAGACACTAGTCTTTGGCAGACAACATGACATGCGGGTGAATGTCCCGCTCGAGTCTCGAGGCTTTGGCCAGGAATGGCtgtaaaacaaaaaaggagaaggaCGGAATCCGTTAGCAGAGTCTGCTCCGCGGGGAGGCGGCGCGGCTGCGCAGCGAGAGCAGCGCTCAGTGGTCCTGGCAGGTGCGCGGCCAGTGGAGGGGGCCCGGCGGTCCGCCCGGAGGACGGCCTCGGCTCCACTCCGGCCAccgtccctcccccccccccccacctccaagaAACTTTTCTTTCACTTGGAGAGGCTCCGTGTTGCCATGAAAACGGATTTTCCAAGGGGCCCGACCCTCCCCCTCAGGGGCATCGGACTGGAAAAACCGAAATGGCCAGAGAGCAGAAACAAAAAGGGGCCGCTAAGCGGGGGCCTGGAGCGAGAGAGCCGAGGCCGGTTCACCCCCTCCGCCCCACACACACTGTCCGCACCACCGCATGTGAGCGCCTCCGCCCGGCTCGGGCAGCAGGCGGCTGACTGCTCGCCTTCACTCAAACCAGCGGAGAGCCCCACAGCTCCCTTGCGCTCCGCGGTTCGGAAGCCTGTCTCCCGTGCCCCGGTCCCTGACCCCGGCTCCGTCCTGGGCGCGCAGGCCCGCGACTTCCCGGCAGAGGGTCCTGCTGGGACAGGGGCCGATTCCAGGGAGGGCTTCTTGGAGCCGCAACCCGGGGCGCCTCCGTTGCGTCCTGAGTCCACAAGCTCTCCTGGGTAACTGGCGATGCCCAGTATCCCTAGCGCTGCAGCAGAAGCGGTCGGAGGACCTCCGCGCAGACAGCGGGATGCTTTGCAGGGTGGCCCCGGGACCAGGCACTGCTCGGTCCTGACGCGGCTGCAAAGTTGTTTTCTGAACCCCGTGGGCGCCCCTCTGCCCCCATTCCCCCCAATTCTGCtcgcgcgccccctcccccctccgtcACTTCCTCGAGTTTCGTTCTTTCAAACTTTTTGAGACCCTAATTGGTGGTCTCTGAGCGGCTCTCTGGGACTCCCGCCTCCTGAATAACTCTCATCACGTCACCGGGCCCAAGAGGGGCGTGGGGGTGAACGAAAGGGCTCCccgaactttttttttccagtggggCCGAACGGGGACTCCGTGATGATTGGCCAGGGCGCATCACTGTGAGCCTGTCAATCACGGGGCCTCCCGGTGGCGAGGGGCGGACCGAGTCCCAACCCCGGGGGATCCGAGCAGGTATATAAGGGACCCGGCGAGCGCCCGGCCAGACTGCGAATGCGGCCAGCTCGAGACAACGCATCAGGTGCGAGTAGCCTGCGGGTTCCTGCCGACTTGGCGCGGAGCACTTTGGCAAGCCTGCCCTTCCCGCCTGACCCGCTGGCCCACCGGCCCCCGAGCGCCCCTCCGACGGAGTCCCCAGGCCTTTTCACCGTGGCCGCTCCAGCCCCGGGAGCGCCTTCTCCTCCCGCCACTCTGGCGCACCTTCTTCCCGCCCCGGCCATGTACAGCCTGCTGGAGACCGAGCTCAAGAACCCCGTGGGGCCACCCACCCCAGCGGCAGGCGCAGGCGGCCCCGCAGCCCCCGGCGGCGCAGGCAAGAGTAGCGCGAACGCAGCCGGCGGCGCGAACGCAGGCGGCGGCAACGGTGGGGGCTCgagtggcgggggcgggggcagcgacCAGGACCGCGTGAAGCGGCCCATGAACGCCTTCATGGTGTGGTCCCGTGGGCAGCGGCGCAAGATGGCCCTGGAGAACCCCAAGATGCACAACTCCGAGATCAGCAAGCGCTTGGGCGCCGACTGGAAACTGCTGACCGACGCCGAGAAGCGGCCGTTCATCGACGAGGCCAAGCGACTGCGCGCCGTACACATGAAAGAGTACCCGGACTACAAGTACCGGCCGCGCCGCAAGACCAAGACACTGCTCAAGAAGGACAAGTACTCCCTGCCCGGCGGCCTGCTGCCCCCGggcgctgccgccgccgctgctgccgccgcagccgccgccgccgccagcagCCCGGTGGGCGTGGGCCAGCGCCTGGACACGTACACACACGTGAACGGCTGGGCCAACGGCGCGTACTCGCTGGTGCAGGAGCAGCTGGGCTACGCGCAGCCCGCTACTATGAGcagcccgccgccgccgcctgcgcTGCCGCAGATGCACCGCTACGACATGGCCGGCCTGCAGTACAGCCCCATGATGCCGCCCGGCGCCCAGAGCTACATgaacgccgccgccgccgccgccgccgcctcgggcTACGGGGGCATGGCGCCCTCGGCCGCCGCTGCCGCGGCCGCCGCCTACGGGCAGCAgcccgccaccgccgccgccgcggccgccgcggccgccgccatgAGCCTGGGCCCCATGGGCACGGTGGTGAAGACCGAACCCAGCTCGCCGCCGCCCGCCATCACATCGCACTCGCAGCGTGCGTGCCTCGGCGACCTGCGCGACATGATCAGCATGTACCTGCCACCCGGCGGGGACGCGGCTGACGCCGCTTCGCCGCTGCCCGGCGGCCGCCTGCACAGCGTACACCAGCA
Proteins encoded in this window:
- the SOX3 gene encoding transcription factor SOX-3 isoform X1, which encodes MRPARDNASGASSLRVPADLARSTLASLPFPPDPLAHRPPSAPPTESPGLFTVAAPAPGAPSPPATLAHLLPAPAMYSLLETELKNPVGPPTPAAGAGGPAAPGGAGKSSANAAGGANAGGGNGGGSSGGGGGSDQDRVKRPMNAFMVWSRGQRRKMALENPKMHNSEISKRLGADWKLLTDAEKRPFIDEAKRLRAVHMKEYPDYKYRPRRKTKTLLKKDKYSLPGGLLPPGAAAAAAAAAAAAAASSPVGVGQRLDTYTHVNGWANGAYSLVQEQLGYAQPATMSSPPPPPALPQMHRYDMAGLQYSPMMPPGAQSYMNAAAAAAAASGYGGMAPSAAAAAAAAYGQQPATAAAAAAAAAAMSLGPMGTVVKTEPSSPPPAITSHSQRACLGDLRDMISMYLPPGGDAADAASPLPGGRLHSVHQHYQGAGTAVNGTVPLTHI
- the SOX3 gene encoding transcription factor SOX-3 isoform X2 — encoded protein: MNAFMVWSRGQRRKMALENPKMHNSEISKRLGADWKLLTDAEKRPFIDEAKRLRAVHMKEYPDYKYRPRRKTKTLLKKDKYSLPGGLLPPGAAAAAAAAAAAAAASSPVGVGQRLDTYTHVNGWANGAYSLVQEQLGYAQPATMSSPPPPPALPQMHRYDMAGLQYSPMMPPGAQSYMNAAAAAAAASGYGGMALGPMGTVVKTEPSSPPPAITSHSQRACLGDLRDMISMYLPPGGDAADAASPLPGGRLHSVHQHYQGAGTAVNGTVPLTHI